The Bacillus sp. 2205SS5-2 genome segment TTCTTCAGCCGTTAAGTCATCCACATAGGCTTTTCCTTTTTTTATGAGTAAGAGAGCACGCTCATACATTTCATCGAAGTAATTTGAAGCGAATAAAAGATTGTCCCAATCATATCCTAACCAAGCAACATCTTCTTTTATAGAATCAACATATTCTTGGTCTTCCTTTAACGGATTTGTATCATCAAATCGTAAATTTGTTTTTCCGTTAAATTCATCAGCAAGTCCAAAATTAATCACAATCGATTTAGCATGACCGATATGAAGGTACCCGTTTGGCTCTGGTGGAAAGCGAGTAATAACCTCTTTTCGTTTTCCGGACTCTAAATCTTCCTTGATAATCGTTTTAATAAAGTTAGAGTTTTCCAACTAAATCAACCCTTCCCGTTTATGTATATCTGATCTTCATCAGAAGTAATCAAGCATAATGTTTTATTATAGCAAATGTGCAAACGGATGAAAATAAGTCTCTCTTAAAGTTTTTCCACGATGAAAGAGAAGTAAACGAGAAGTTTAGTGGCCGTCATTTATTCAAACGCTAGAACGGCAAGCAATCTAAAGAGTTTATTTCTGTTGATGAGGCTCTTTTCAAGGGAGCTAATAATCTCCTCATTTAAGAGAACGATTTAGGAAATAGGTGCTTCCTCTATTGGACCCGAGGTTGGAAAGGGCCATTGAATTAAGCAAGCGGAGCGCGGTGTATCGTGAAGGTATTTGTGGAAGTAAGAGAGCATGACATATGACGTTTGCTATCCCCTCATTTTGTGTAGAGGTTTTTAAAATAGTGGAGGGAGAACTAATTACGATTAAATAATGGAGAGGAATATCGGGGAAAAGCATTTTTCCAACCACTTGAAATAACATGTTTTTCTGTTTTTAAGTCTGTGAAATAGGATTGTGAAAGCCTTCCTCTTCGTTATTTTTTGACCGGATGAGTTGCTGAAATACAGGGTCAATGGACAAAGTACCTGAAATATTCTTTACTTCTATAATTTGGAGAAAGTTAAGGGGATAACGAGTGTATCGATCTGAAAGAAGGAATCTCCCAGTTGAAAACGAAGGTCGTGGAATAGATGGAAATTACTTTCAAGAGCCTGCAAGTAGAAATCTACGGTTTTTCCCCTACCATAACCCGTTAGCCATTTAGCTAAATCATTTTGGATTATCTCCTGTTTAGGATGTGATCTCGGCAACCGTCTCAATAGTGCTTCACAACCAGTAGGATCAGCCTCCATTGTCTTCGTATGTTCGCCTTAACGAGTGAATCTCCCTTAATTTATAGAAGGAGAATAGGGTTTTTATGAAGAGGAACTGGATATAAGAGGTTTATTCAGTAGAATTGTGGCAGAAATTGAAACTAATACTGCGGTCGTGAAGAGGTATGTTGCACATCCCCGAAAAGCAAGTCACCCCAGGAAATATTTCAGGAAATAACTACCTCCTGCATGCAAATTCCAACGACAAATCTCCATCGTTAAAATAATCAGAAAATATAAACTTTTATAACACAAATCTCAATTCATACGTATTTTATTCATTGGAAAAATGGACTAGACAAACAATCGAAAAAATAAGGGAGGTAAATCTTGTATATTCATTCACAATCTTTTATATCTGTACATAAAATTCGTGAAATATTTCACAATTAAAAAGACGCCCCCATCACAGAAAGCGTTTACAAAGCGCGCTACAATAAGGATGTAAACAAAAAGACATTCTCAAGGAGGGACGCAAAATGAAATACCCACTCCATGTTAGATCAGAAATCGGAGAACTAAAAACTGTTATCTTACACCGACCAGGAAGAGAAGTTGAGAATTTAACACCCGAATATTTACAACGATTGTTGTTTGATGATATTCCTTTTCTTCCAGCTATACAAAAGGAACATGATTATTTCGCAAATGCACTCCGTAATCGAGGTGTAGAGGTTTTATATTTAGAAACACTTGTCGAAGAAGCGCTTCATACGGAGAAACTTCGTGAACAGTTCATTGATCAAATGCTTGAAGAAAGTAAATCGAATATTAACGGTGCACGACAAAACTTGAAGGATTATTTACTTAGTGGAACTACGAAGGAAATGATTGAAAAGGTGATGTCTGGCGTACTGAAAACGGAAATTGAACAAGATAAGAAAGTTCATTTATACGAATTGATGGCGGATCATTATCCATTCTATTTAGATCCAATGCCTAACTTGTATTTTACAAGAGATCCAGCTGCCGTTATTGGACCTGGGATCTCGATTAATAAAATGAATGAGAGTGCAAGGGTAAGAGAATCGATTTTCATGGACTATATTATGAAGTATCATCCACGATTTGCGAGCCATGATATTCCGAAATGGATTACACGGGATTCTCGCTTTTCAATGGAGGGCGGCGATCAGCTTGTACTGGATAAGCACACCGTTGCTGTCGGAGTGAGTGCACGGTCGACGGCTCAAGGCATCGAAAAAATGGCCGTAAATCTTTTTAAAAACCAGAAGGATATTACGAAGGTTATAGCTGTTGAAATTCCGAAATCCCGAGCATTCATGCACCTTGATACAGTCTTTACAATGGTTGATTACGATAAATTTACCATTCATCCAGCCATCCAAGGGCCAGAAGGAAATATGCGAATTTTTATCCTTGAAAAAGGGGAAGAAGAAGGACGAGTCAAGATTGCCGAACGCAGCAACTTAGCAGAGACCTTAAAAGAGGTTCTTGGATTAGAAAATATTGTCTTAATTCCATGTGGTGGTGGTGATCCAATTGCAGCAGCACGTGAGCAATGGAATGACGGATCTAATACACTAGCCATTGCCCCGGGAGTCGTGATGACATATGACCGGAACTATGTTTCTAATGAACTATTAAGACAGCACGGTTTAGAGGTAATTGAAATACCAAGCTCGGAGCTTTCAAGAGGTCGTGGAGGCCCGCGTTGCATGAGTATGCCAATCTACCGTGAAGACATTTAGTGAAAGCTGTTTTAGTGGAAATACAATTATGGTGCAATCAGCGAATTTTTTAAAAATGAAGAGTTCTTTTCTGATCCATCGACAGCTGTAAAAATAGTAAAGGCTTCCGAAGAGAGCTTAATTAAAAGGGAGAGAAAAAACATGAACTTAAAAAAACGCAACTTCTTAACATTAAGAGATTACACTTCTGAAGAGATTGAATACCTCATCGATACGTCCATTGCCTTTAAAAATTTAAAAAATGAAGGCGTTCCACATCGCGTTCTAGATGGAAAAAATATTGCGCTATTATTTGAAAAACCTTCAACTCGGACACGTTGTGCTTTTGTTGTTGCATGTGTGGACTTAGGGGCTCATCCTGAATATTTAGGCAAAAATGATGTTCAGTTTGGGAAAAAAGAATCGGTAGAAGATACGGCGATTGTGCTTGGACGCATGTTTGATGGAATTGAATTCCGTGGCTTTAAGCATGAAACAGTTGTAGGGTTAGCCGAGTTTGCTGGCGTACCAGTATGGAACGGACTAACGGATCTTTATCATCCAACACAAATTTTGGCGGACTTTATGACAATCAAAGAAAAACTTGGACACTTAAAAGGCGTGAAGTTTGCTTATGTCGGAGACGCTAGAAATAATATGGGTAACTCTTTATTAATTGGAGCGGCAAAGATGGGCATGGATTTCCGTGCCATTGCACCAAAAGAACTATTCCCATCTGATGAAATCGTTACTTATGCTAAGGAGCTAGCGAAAGAAACAGGCGCTAAGATCACCTTAACTGAGGATGTAGCAGAAGGTGTGGAAGGAGCAGATGTCATTTACACAGATGTGTGGGTTTCAATGGGTGAAGAAGCTCAATATGAAGAACGAATCAACATGTTAAAATCATACCAAGTAAATAAAACCATGATGGATTTAACAGGTAAAGATCATACGCTCTTTATGCACTGTTTACCAGCTTTTCATGATCTTGAGACGGCAGTAGGTCGAGAGATTAATGAAAAATATGGTCTAACAGAAATGGAAGTTTCGGATGAGGTGTTCCGAAGTAAGAATTCTGTGGTTTTTGATGAGGCAGAAAATCGGATGCATACCATTAAAGCGGTCATGGCAACAACATTAGCGGAAGGTGATATTGATGAGCTTTTTAAACGAAGAGAGGTTACTAGCGCAACTTAAAAAAAATGAATCTGAGCTTCACGAATCCCTAAAACAACTTGTATCGATTCCAAGTGTCCTTGATGAGACTTCTCCAAACACATCGTTTGGAGAAGGCATCCAACTAGCGTTAGAGCAAACACTTCAATTATGTGAAGATCTAGGATTTCGAACATTTTGTGATCCAAAAGGATATTACGGCTATGCTGAAATCGGTGAAGGCGAAGAGATGGTGGGAATACTCGGCCATCTCGATGTCGTCCCGGCTGGAAATTTAAGTAGCTGGAACTCTCCTCCATTTGAGCCAATCATTAAAGAAGGGAAAATGTTCGGAAGAGGAACGCAGGATGATAAGGGACCTACTCTCGCAGCGGTGTATGCGGCGAAGACCTTAATGGATCTTGGCCTTTCCTTTCCAAAACGCCTTCGCTTTATTTTTGGAACAGATGAAGAAACACTTTGGCGTTGTATGAGTAGGTATCAAGAGCAGGAAGAAATGCCAAACATGGGCTTTGTCCCAGACTCTAGCTTTCCGCTTACCTTCGCAGAAAAAGGTTTGCTACAGCTTCACTTAAGCGCTGAAAATACATCAAATCTCCTTCTTGAAGGAGGGAATGCATTTAACGCGGTACCGGATCAAATTCGTTACAAGGGGACAGATCAAGTCAAACTAGCGTCTGTTTTAAAGGAGTTGAACTACAAGTATGAGCAGGATTCCACAGGAGTTACCGTATTTGGGAAATCAGCTCATGCTCAAGTACCTGAAGAAGGAATCAATGCGATTAGTCGCTTAGCGATTGCGTTGAAAAGGCTGGGAAATCAGTCGAAAGCCATTCAATTTATCGCAGAAATGATCGGTGAAGATTCTTATGCAAGTAAGATATTCGGTCAATGCGAGGATTCTGTAAGTGGAAAATTAAAATTTAACATCGGGAAATTGGAACTGAATGAGAAAGAGAAGCTCTCCATTGATATTCGAATTCCTGTCACTACCGATAAATCAACAATTGTTGATAAGCTACAGAAAGTAGCGCAAAGTTATGGTCTTGAATATCAAGAGTTTGATTGGTTACCTTCAATTTATGTGCCACTAGATCATGTGTTAGTGAAAACACTGATGAAGATTTACCAAGAGGAGACAGGGGATGTAACGTCAAAGCCGATTTCAGCAGGTGGTGCAACGTATGCTCGAGCGGTTGAGAATTCGGTAGCGTTTGGTGCGATGTTTCCAGGTCGACCAAAGGTGGAACACCAACCAAATGAATATATCGATTTAGCGGATCTCTTTCTAGCGATGAAAATTTATAGCAAAGCCATTTATCAATTAACCCGATAGTTTAGAAAACGGAGGGTTTGACCATGAAAAAGTTCAAAATGCCTACAGCGTTTACGATCTTATTCTTAATTATTATTGCGGTAGCGATCTTAACCTGGATCGTGCCAGCAGGTCAATATGAATACGTTGATCCAACGGCTTCTACGTTAGAGCCAGTCCCAGGAACATTTTCTGAGGCGGAGCAAAATCCACAAGGTCTTTGGGAAGTACTTTATGCACCGATTAAAGGATTCTTTGATGCCCAAGATATCGCCTTGTTTGTCATAGTAATCGGTGGATTCTTAGGTATCGTCATGAAAACAGGAGCGATTGACGCAGGAATTGGAAATGTGGTTCGAAAGCTAGAGGGTCGAGAGAAAATTATGATTCCGATTTTAATGACTCTCTTTGCACTTGGAGGAACAACTTACGGAATGGCCGAAGAAACAATTGCGTTCTATCCGTTAATCATTCCGATTATCATCGCTGCGGGATATGATGCGCTCACCGCTGTACTGATCATTGCAGTAGGTTCAGGTATTGGGGTATTAGGCTCGACCGTTAATCCCTTTGCAACAGGTATTGCTTCTGGTTTTGCCGGAATTTCAATTGGGGACGGTATCGTGCTACGCTTAGTTATATTAGTCATTTCCCTGGTCATCGGTATTCTTTACGTAATGCGTTATGCAGAGAATGTGAAGAAAGATCCAAGCAAGTCTTTAGTTGCTCATTTACACAAAGAGCATAAGGAGCAGTTTTTAAAAGGAAATGACACCGTTGAAGTAGTTGAATTAACTGGAAGAAGAAAAGCCGTTCTTTGGGTATTCGGACTTACCTTCTTAATTATGATTCTAGGTGTTATTCCATGGGCTTGGAAGTTCAATATTACTCTTTTTGAAGATATAAATAATGCGATCTTGGGAGTGCCTGTGTTAGGTGATGTACTTGGAGGCGTTCTTCCATTAGGAGATTGGTGGTTTGGTGAACTAGCGCTCCTATTCTTAGTCGCTTCAATTATCATCGGCTTAATTTATCGCTTAGATGAGGAGCAGTTAACAGGCTCGTTTGTCGATGGCGCAAGAGATTTACTTGGAGTAGCACTCATTATTGGTGTATCTCGGGGAATTACGGTGGTGATGAATGATGGTGGAATGACTGCATCCGTGCTTCACTGGGGAGAAGGTCTACTAGCTGATCTTGGTTCAGTAACGTTTGCCAATCTATCATTCTTATTCTTTTTACCACTATCCTTTTTAGTCCCATCAACATCAGGGCTCGCTACGCTCTCGATGCCAATTATGGCACCACTTGCCGATTTTGCAGGTGTAGAACGAGCGATTGTCATTACGGCGTATCAATCAGCTTCTGGAATTATTAACTTAATTACCCCAACTTCAGCAGTTATTATGGGTGCTTTAGCCATTGCACGTGTACCATATGATATTTTCTTCAAATTTATGTGGAAGATTCTGATTGTCTTAACGATTTTGGTCATGCTGTTATTAAGTATTGCGGTTCTTCTATAAAAGTGAGCGGGCTTCGGGGATGCCCAAGCCCGCTTTTAAAAACATTTGCACTTTAGAAGTGCTTGAAGAATAGCAGACTGTTATGGAGTCAAAAGTAAGAAAAAGATCTTCACGATTAAAGAGATTGAGAGAGGAGAAGAGGGGATGAAGAAACAAAAGGTGGTTATTGCTTTAGGTGGAAATGCAATTCAAACGGGAAATGGTGCGACAGCAGCAGATCAACGTCAAGCGTGTTTTGAAACAGCGAAAGAGTTGGCTAGAATCATCAAATCCGGTCATGAAGTCGTAATTTCTCATGGAAACGGACCTCAAGTTGGAAATATCGTACTACAGCAATTGCAGAATGAAAGTGAGAAGATTCCGGCGATGCCCTTAGATACATGTGGTGCGATGAGTCAAGGAATGATTGGCTATTGGTTAGCTAATGCACTTCATGAAGTTTTCCAACAAGAAGGCATCGAAAAAGAAGTATCAACCATGGTGACACAAGTTCTGGTTGATAAAAAGGATCCAGCGTTCCTACAGCCAACAAAGCCAATCGGTTCTTTTTACACAGAAGAAGAAGCGAACGAACTGATTGAGAAAAATGGTTACGTCATGAAAAGCGATGCAGGAAGAGGGTATCGTCGTGTCGTACCTTCTCCAAAACCAATCGATATTGTCGAGAAGCACAGTATTCAGGCACTAGTGAACCAAGAATTTGTTGTGATTGCTGGGGGCGGTGGCGGTATCCCGGTTGTAGAGCAGGAAGGGAAGCTAATCGGTGTAGAAGCCGTTATCGATAAGGATTTTGCGACAGAAAAAATGGCTGAGCTAATAGATGCCGATGTGCTCCTAATCTTAACAGCTGTTGAAAAAATTGCGATTAATTTTGGAGAACCAAATCAAAAAAACATTGATGAAATGACTTATGAGCAAGCACTTTCGTATATCGAACAAAACCACTTTGCACCGGGTAGTATGCTTCCAAAAGTAGAAGCAGCTCTCGCTTTTGTTGATTCAAAACCGGGCAGAAAGGTAATTATTACTTCCTTAGACAAGGCATATGAAGCATTGCAAGGAAATGCCGGAACTGCAGTTATCTCAAGAGCAACCTGTTTTTCGGAGTAGGATAGGAAAGTATCGAACGAAAAAAACGCTAGATAAAGAGACTTTCTAGCGTTTTTTATTTTGAATAGAATCTAGGCACAGAGTGGAGTTGCGAATAACCAGGCTACTCGACAGCGGCTATAAAGATATTAGGTTCTTTTAAAATTAATTGTTTTTGGTTGATTTCAAGTTTTCCTTCTTTTTTAAATTGATTTAACACATGACTAACGGTTTCTCTTGTCGTTCCGGTAATTCGAGCCAATTCTATCGTGGTGAATGGGCAGGGAATAAATATTTCTTTCTTTACTTTTACCCCGAGATCTTCCGCTAAATAGCCGATAATCTGTAAAACGCGCTTTGATGCATGAGAGTTCGTGATTACTTGAAGCCGATGCTCAAGCATCACGATTCTATCGGTTAAGCATTTCACTAAGTGGAGTAATAACTTTTTATTTTTTTTGATAATTTCCTCCATATAGAAAGTAGGAATATATAAAATTTCTACATCAGTAAATGCTTCTGCTGAATACGAATAGGCTTCATCATGAAACAAGCCTTCGTAAGGAAAAAAGGAAGCAGGCTTTAAAAAGGCATCGAAACGTG includes the following:
- a CDS encoding Crp/Fnr family transcriptional regulator is translated as MHHPMITLDTLKNMDVLSSLSPKEIKEIETHLYFRQYKKGQMLFFEGDPRERIYLIVKGYIRLEKTNSSGSTRFDAFLKPASFFPYEGLFHDEAYSYSAEAFTDVEILYIPTFYMEEIIKKNKKLLLHLVKCLTDRIVMLEHRLQVITNSHASKRVLQIIGYLAEDLGVKVKKEIFIPCPFTTIELARITGTTRETVSHVLNQFKKEGKLEINQKQLILKEPNIFIAAVE
- a CDS encoding M20 family metallopeptidase; this translates as MSFLNEERLLAQLKKNESELHESLKQLVSIPSVLDETSPNTSFGEGIQLALEQTLQLCEDLGFRTFCDPKGYYGYAEIGEGEEMVGILGHLDVVPAGNLSSWNSPPFEPIIKEGKMFGRGTQDDKGPTLAAVYAAKTLMDLGLSFPKRLRFIFGTDEETLWRCMSRYQEQEEMPNMGFVPDSSFPLTFAEKGLLQLHLSAENTSNLLLEGGNAFNAVPDQIRYKGTDQVKLASVLKELNYKYEQDSTGVTVFGKSAHAQVPEEGINAISRLAIALKRLGNQSKAIQFIAEMIGEDSYASKIFGQCEDSVSGKLKFNIGKLELNEKEKLSIDIRIPVTTDKSTIVDKLQKVAQSYGLEYQEFDWLPSIYVPLDHVLVKTLMKIYQEETGDVTSKPISAGGATYARAVENSVAFGAMFPGRPKVEHQPNEYIDLADLFLAMKIYSKAIYQLTR
- the arcA gene encoding arginine deiminase, encoding MKYPLHVRSEIGELKTVILHRPGREVENLTPEYLQRLLFDDIPFLPAIQKEHDYFANALRNRGVEVLYLETLVEEALHTEKLREQFIDQMLEESKSNINGARQNLKDYLLSGTTKEMIEKVMSGVLKTEIEQDKKVHLYELMADHYPFYLDPMPNLYFTRDPAAVIGPGISINKMNESARVRESIFMDYIMKYHPRFASHDIPKWITRDSRFSMEGGDQLVLDKHTVAVGVSARSTAQGIEKMAVNLFKNQKDITKVIAVEIPKSRAFMHLDTVFTMVDYDKFTIHPAIQGPEGNMRIFILEKGEEEGRVKIAERSNLAETLKEVLGLENIVLIPCGGGDPIAAAREQWNDGSNTLAIAPGVVMTYDRNYVSNELLRQHGLEVIEIPSSELSRGRGGPRCMSMPIYREDI
- the arcC gene encoding carbamate kinase, which gives rise to MKKQKVVIALGGNAIQTGNGATAADQRQACFETAKELARIIKSGHEVVISHGNGPQVGNIVLQQLQNESEKIPAMPLDTCGAMSQGMIGYWLANALHEVFQQEGIEKEVSTMVTQVLVDKKDPAFLQPTKPIGSFYTEEEANELIEKNGYVMKSDAGRGYRRVVPSPKPIDIVEKHSIQALVNQEFVVIAGGGGGIPVVEQEGKLIGVEAVIDKDFATEKMAELIDADVLLILTAVEKIAINFGEPNQKNIDEMTYEQALSYIEQNHFAPGSMLPKVEAALAFVDSKPGRKVIITSLDKAYEALQGNAGTAVISRATCFSE
- a CDS encoding YfcC family protein produces the protein MKKFKMPTAFTILFLIIIAVAILTWIVPAGQYEYVDPTASTLEPVPGTFSEAEQNPQGLWEVLYAPIKGFFDAQDIALFVIVIGGFLGIVMKTGAIDAGIGNVVRKLEGREKIMIPILMTLFALGGTTYGMAEETIAFYPLIIPIIIAAGYDALTAVLIIAVGSGIGVLGSTVNPFATGIASGFAGISIGDGIVLRLVILVISLVIGILYVMRYAENVKKDPSKSLVAHLHKEHKEQFLKGNDTVEVVELTGRRKAVLWVFGLTFLIMILGVIPWAWKFNITLFEDINNAILGVPVLGDVLGGVLPLGDWWFGELALLFLVASIIIGLIYRLDEEQLTGSFVDGARDLLGVALIIGVSRGITVVMNDGGMTASVLHWGEGLLADLGSVTFANLSFLFFLPLSFLVPSTSGLATLSMPIMAPLADFAGVERAIVITAYQSASGIINLITPTSAVIMGALAIARVPYDIFFKFMWKILIVLTILVMLLLSIAVLL
- the argF gene encoding ornithine carbamoyltransferase, whose amino-acid sequence is MNLKKRNFLTLRDYTSEEIEYLIDTSIAFKNLKNEGVPHRVLDGKNIALLFEKPSTRTRCAFVVACVDLGAHPEYLGKNDVQFGKKESVEDTAIVLGRMFDGIEFRGFKHETVVGLAEFAGVPVWNGLTDLYHPTQILADFMTIKEKLGHLKGVKFAYVGDARNNMGNSLLIGAAKMGMDFRAIAPKELFPSDEIVTYAKELAKETGAKITLTEDVAEGVEGADVIYTDVWVSMGEEAQYEERINMLKSYQVNKTMMDLTGKDHTLFMHCLPAFHDLETAVGREINEKYGLTEMEVSDEVFRSKNSVVFDEAENRMHTIKAVMATTLAEGDIDELFKRREVTSAT